Genomic DNA from Hymenobacter jejuensis:
GCTGCTCACCCGGTGGCGTATGCTGCTAAGGGCAGGCGTGTTAGGTACATTCTGAGCGCGACGCTTACCTTGCGCCCAACATCTTGGTTATCATGACGATAGCTTTCTTTTCTGATGTACACGGCAACTTGCCGGCTTTGGAAGCCGTGTTGGCCGATATCGACCAGCGGCGGCCCGATATGGTATTTTGCCTGGGCGACTTGGTGGGATACGCACCGTGGCCCAACGAGGTAATCAACGAAATCCGGCGGCGCGGCATCCCGACCTTGGCCGGCAACTACGACCAAGGCATCGGCCTCAACAGCTCGGAGTGCGGCTGTGCCTACAAAACGGATGCAGAGAAAACCCTTGGCGCCCAGAGTATTGCCTTCACCAACCACGCAGTAGGCACCGACGAGCGCCGCTACCTCCGCTTCCTGCCGAAACACTTGCGCGTGGAGTTTCAGGAAGAACCCACGACGATCAGCTTGCTCATGGTACACGGTTCGCCGCGCAGAATCAATGAGTATCTGTTTGAAGACCGCCCGGAGCAGAGCTTTCGGCGGATTCTGGAAGAAGCCAACGCGGACATTCTGCTGTTTGGCCACACCCACAAGCCGTATCACCGCACCTTCGCCTACGAATACGAAGGCCAGCTCCGCCACCGCCACGCGCTCAACATCGGCTCGGTGGGAAAGCCCAAAGACGGCGACCCGCGCGCGGCCTATCAGCTGCTTCACTTCGACTCGACCACCTCGCTCACCGAGCCGCAGGGTCTCCGTTCGGAACTGATCCGCGTTGCTTACGACGTGGAGAAAGCCGCGCGGGCCGTCGAGGCCTCGCCCCTGCCCAATGCCTACGCCGACATGTTGCGGCATGCTTACTAAGTATTTATATACCTGATACTTATGACTATCGAATCTCTGCTCGAAGCTCACTGGCCCGCGGTGCGCGCCATTTACGAAGCCGGCATGGCTACCGGCAATGCCACGTTTGAAACGCAGGCCCCCGCTTGGGAAGCCTGGGACAAAGCTCACCTGGCCCACAGTAGGCTCGTGGCGCTTTCCGACGACGGTACGGTGCTGGGCTGGGCCGCGCTGAGCCCCGTTTCGGGCCGTTGCGTGTACGGCGGCGTGGCCGAAATCAGCATATACATTGCGCCCGAAGCGCGGGGCCAGGGCGTCGGGCGGCAGCTGTTGCAGGCGCTGATTACCGAATCGGAAGCCAACGGCATCTGGACGTTGCAGGCCGGCACTTTCGAGGAAAATACGGCCAGCATCGGCCTGCACACCCAGGCCGGCTTCCGGATTATTGGCTACCGCGAGCGGATTGGCCAGCACCACGGCGTGTGGCGCAACACCGTGCAAATGGAGCGGCGCAGCCCCACTGTCGGGACGGCCTAATTTCTTTCTACGCTTTCATGACGACATATTCTCAAGCCGCTGCCGCGAGCGCGCCGCCCGTGGCGGCAGTAGCGCAAAAAAAGCTCTCCGGCCTCGATCGGGGCCTCACGCTCTGGATTTTCTTGGCCATGGTGGCGGGCGTGGCGCTGGGGTA
This window encodes:
- a CDS encoding GNAT family N-acetyltransferase, translated to MTIESLLEAHWPAVRAIYEAGMATGNATFETQAPAWEAWDKAHLAHSRLVALSDDGTVLGWAALSPVSGRCVYGGVAEISIYIAPEARGQGVGRQLLQALITESEANGIWTLQAGTFEENTASIGLHTQAGFRIIGYRERIGQHHGVWRNTVQMERRSPTVGTA
- a CDS encoding metallophosphoesterase family protein, with the translated sequence MTIAFFSDVHGNLPALEAVLADIDQRRPDMVFCLGDLVGYAPWPNEVINEIRRRGIPTLAGNYDQGIGLNSSECGCAYKTDAEKTLGAQSIAFTNHAVGTDERRYLRFLPKHLRVEFQEEPTTISLLMVHGSPRRINEYLFEDRPEQSFRRILEEANADILLFGHTHKPYHRTFAYEYEGQLRHRHALNIGSVGKPKDGDPRAAYQLLHFDSTTSLTEPQGLRSELIRVAYDVEKAARAVEASPLPNAYADMLRHAY